One segment of Balaenoptera ricei isolate mBalRic1 chromosome 8, mBalRic1.hap2, whole genome shotgun sequence DNA contains the following:
- the APLNR gene encoding apelin receptor gives MEEGGDFDNYYGVDNQSECEYADWKSSGALIPAIYMLVFLLGTTGNGLVLWTVFRSSREKRRSADIFIASLAVADLTFVVTLPLWATYTYRDYDWPFGAFACKLSSYLIFVNMYASVFCLTGLSFDRYLAIVRPVANARLRLRVSGAAATAVLWALAALLAVPVMVFRSTGAILHVENGTRVQCYMDYSMVATPSSEWAWEVGLGVSSTAVGFVVPFTIMLTCYFFIAQTIAGHFRKERIEGLRKRRRLLSIIVVLVVTFALCWTPYHLVKTLYMLGSLLHWPCDFDIFLLNVFPYCTCISYVNSCLNPFLYAFFDLRFRQACASVLCWGQSRCGGASHSSSGEKSASYSSGHSQGPGPGSGKGGEPTQEKSIPYSQETLVVD, from the coding sequence ATGGAGGAAGGTGGCGATTTCGACAACTACTACGGGGTAGACAACCAGTCTGAGTGTGAGTACGCCGACTGGAAGTCCTCGGGGGCCCTCATCCCTGCCATCTACATGCTGGTCTTCCTGCTGGGCACCACGGGCAACGGCCTGGTGCTCTGGACTGTGTTTCGGAGCAGCCGCGAGAAGAGGCGCTCGGCTGACATCTTCATCGCCAGCCTGGCGGTGGCCGACCTGACTTTCGTGGTGACCCTGCCGCTGTGGGCCACCTACACGTACCGAGACTACGACTGGCCCTTCGGCGCCTTCGCCTGCAAGCTCAGCAGCTATCTCATCTTCGTCAACATGTACGCCAGCGTCTTCTGCCTCACCGGCCTCAGCTTCGACCGCTACCTGGCCATCGTGAGGCCAGTGGCCAACGCTCGGCTGAGGCTGCGGGTCAGCGGGGCCGCGGCCACGGCCGTCCTGTGGGCGCTGGCCGCCCTCCTGGCCGTGCCGGTCATGGTGTTCCGCTCCACCGGCGCCATCCTCCACGTGGAGAACGGCACCAGGGTGCAGTGCTACATGGACTACTCCATGGTGGCCACCCCGAGCTCCGAGTGGGCCTGGGAGGTGGGCCTGGGCGTCTCGTCCACCGCCGTGGGCTTCGTGGTGCCCTTCACCATCATGCTGACCTGCTATTTCTTCATCGCCCAGACCATCGCGGGCCACTTCCGCAAGGAGCGCATCGAGGGCCTGCGGAAGCGGCGGCGGCTCTTGAGCATCatcgtggtgctggtggtgacCTTCGCCCTGTGCTGGACGCCCTACCACCTGGTGAAGACGCTCTACATGTTGGGCAGCCTGCTGCACTGGCCCTGTGACTTCGACATCTTCCTGCTGAACGTCTTCCCCTACTGCACCTGCATCAGCTACGTCAACAGCTGCCTCAACCCCTTCCTCTACGCCTTCTTCGACCTGCGCTTCCGCCAGGCCTGCGCCTCCGTGCTCTGCTGGGGACAGAGCAGGTGTGGGGGAGCCTCCCACAGCAGCAGCGGGGAGAAGTCGGCCAGCTACTCCTCCGGGCACAGCCAGGGGCCCGGCCCCGGCAGCGGGAAGGGCGGAGAGCCCACGCAGGAGAAATCCATCCCTTACAGCCAAGAGACCCTCGTGGTTGACTAG